GGAACGGGTGGACTGGGAGGGCGATCCGCGCCCGCCGACGGCGAGCAGGATGCGGGCGGCCTGGGTGGAGCTCCGCTGGCGTATGTGCCCTACGAGCGCCTCGTCTTGGGTGGTGGCGGTGGAGCGGGGGAGGGCAACAACGGGGAGGGGACAGGGGGAGGGGCCGGAGGAGGGCTGATGCTCATTCGCGCCAGGGAGGTGCGGGGCGAGGGACGTTTCAGCGCGGTGGGCGAGACCCCTCCGCCGACCGCTGGGGGCGATGGGGCGGGAGGTGGAGGTGGTGGTGGAGCCATTTCCCTCCGGGTCGAGCAGGAATTGCGGTGCGGTGCGGTGGACGCATCGGGCGGCGCGGGAGGCGACACCACGGAGGCGTCCTTTCCGGTGGGTCCGGGTGGGGGAGGGGGCGGGGGCGTGGTGTTCCTTCAAGGCGGAAGCCTCGAGTGTTCGACCTCGGTGCTCGCGGGGGCTCCCGGCCAGTCAGCGGCGACTGGCAACGCGCATGGAGCGGGTCCCGTCAGCGTGGGAGAAGGGACCGCGCCAGGTGTCGGGCAGGTCGTCGAAAGCCCGTTCCGGGTACCCGCCTCGCCCGCGTTGACGTCTCCGGTGGACGGCGCCACCGGGGTGCACCCGAGACCCCGCATCACGGGGTCGGCCGAGCCGGGTGCTCAGTACGTCCATCTCTTCCTCGACGGAGCGCCCTATGCGCGGCTCACGCCGTCCGCGGATGGCACATTCTCATACGAGGCCCCCGCGGAGCTGACGTTGGGGTCTCACGAGTTGCACGCCTCGGCGGAGACGCTCGGGGTGCGGAGTCCTGTCTCCGCGCCCATCCGTTTCGAGGTCGTGCCCCAGGAGGGAGACGGGGGATTGCCCCTGGTGTTGCAGGTGGGTTGTGGATGCGGGGCATCTCCAGGCATGGGCCTGTGGGCCGGATGGGGCGTGCTGCTGGGAGCCCGCCTCGTTGCCAGGAAGAAGCAGACGATGCCAGCGGGGAGGCGCTAGCGCCTCCCCGGGCCCGTGGAGTCCTACGCCGTGGCGGCGCGCACGACGCGCATCAGCTCGCCGGAGTCGATGAGCTGGCAGACGGCCTCGATGTCGCGGTGGAGCTCGCGGTCCTTCTCCATGGTGGGCACGCGGCTGCGCACCAGCTCGTGCGCGGCGCGAGGCCCGCGGCCGGCCTTCACCGGCAGCCGGTAATCCAGGGCCTGGCTGGCCACGAGGATTTCGATGGCGAGGCACGTGCGGGTGAAGTCCGCCACCTGACGGCCCTTGAGGGCGGCGGTCATGCCCATGGAGACGTGGTCCTCGCGGCCGGCGGAGGAGGGGATGGAGTCCACCGAGGCGGGGTGGCAGAGCACGCGCGACTCGGCGACCAGGGCGGCGCTCGTCACCTGGGCGATCATGAAGCCCGAGTTGAGGCCCGAGTTCTTCGCGAGGAACGGGGGCAGGTTGGACAGCGCGGGGTTGACGAGCTGCTCCACGCGGCGCTCGCTGATGGAGGACAGCTGGGTGAGGGCCATGGCGGTCACGTCCATGGCGAGCGAGATGGGCTGGCCGTGGAAGTTGCCGCCCGAGACGATGCGGCCGCTGTCGACGAAGACGAGCGGGTTGTCGGTGGCGCTGTTGACCTCGACCTCGAGGATGCGCCGGGCGAACGCGAGCCCCTCGCGCGCGGCGCCGTGCACCTGGGGCATGCAGCGCAGGGAGTAGGGGTCCTGCACCTTGCTGCAGTTGACGTGCGTCTCGACCAGATCGCTGCCCGCGAGCAGCTTTCGCAGGTGGGCGGCGCAGGCCTTCTGGCCCTCATGGGGGCGCACGTCCTGGATCTCCGGGATGAAGGGCTTGTGGCTGCCGAGCAGGCCCTCCAGCGTCATGGAGCCGGCGATGTCCGCCACGAGGGAGAGCATCTCCGCGCGCAGCTGGAGCAGGGTGCCCACGGCGCACATGGCCTGGGTGCCATTGACGAGCGCCAGGCCCTCCTTGGCCTCCAGCACCACCGGGGTCAGCCCGGCGCGCTCGAGCGCCTGACGGGCCGGCATGCGGTGTCCCTGGTAGAAGGCCTCGCCCTCGCCGATGAAGACGAGCGCCAGGTGGGCCAGCGGGGCCAGGTCTCCGGAGGCGCCCACGCTGCCGCGCTCGGGCACCACGGGCACCACGTCCTTGTTGAGCATGTCCAACGCCAGCTGCAGTGTCTCCAGGCGGATGCCGGAGAAGCCCTTGGCGAGCACGTTGCAGCGCAGCAGCAGCAGGGCGCGGGCCTCGGGGATGGGCATGGGCGAGCCCACGCCGGCCGCGTGGGACAGGATGAGGTTGCGCTGCAGCTCGCGCAGGTCCTTCTTGTCGATGCGCACCTCGGCCAGGGTGCCGAAGCCGGTGTTGATGCCGTAGGAGGGGGTATCCCCGGCAGCGACACGATCCACCAGCTCGCGCGAGGCGCGAACGCAGGCCTGGGCCTCGGGGGAGAGCTCCACGAGCACCTCGTTTTGGGCGACCTGGAGGATCTCCTCCAACCGGAGGGTGTCACCATCGATCAGAAGGCGGGGACGATACATGTGGGAGCTCCAAAGAATGCGGCGGTACAGCCAGAGGCGGCACCGTATATCTCAACAGGTGGCCGAGCGCAGCCCGTCCGCTCCGGGAGTGTCCAAGAGCTTTTGACAGCGGGGGGGCACCTCACTACGGTGACGCACCGTTCCAGGAGGAACCAGCCAACGTGGCATTGATCGTCCAGAAGTACGGCGGCACCTCGGTCGGCGACATCGAGCGGATCAAGAACGTGGCCCGCCGCTGCATCGCGGCCCAGGCCGCCGGACACGACGTGGTGGTGGTCGTCTCCGCGATGTCGGGAGAGACCAACCGCCTTTTGAAGCTTGTCTCCCAGATCACGGATCGACCGAGCGAGCGTGAGCAGGATGTGGTGGTGGCAACCGGCGAACAGGTGTCCATCGGCCTCGTGGCCATGGCCATCCAGGCGCAGGGAGGCCAGGCCACCAGCTTCCTCGGCTACCAGGTCCAGATCGTCACCGACAACGTCTTCTCCAAGGCGCGCATCAAACGCATCGACGCCGAGAAGATCCTCGAGGCGCTCAAACAGAAACACATCGTGGTGGTGGCTGGCTTCCAGGGACAGGACGAGCAGGGCAACGTCACCACGCTGGGGCGCGGCGGTTCGGACACCACGGCGGTGGCGCTGGCCGCGGCACTCAAGGCGGATGCCTGTGAGATCTACACGGACGTGGATGGCGTCTATACGACGGATCCCAACGTGTGCCCCGCGGCGCGCAAGCTGGATCGCATCTCCTACGAGGAGATGCTCGACCTGGCGAGCGTGGGCGCCAAGGTGCTGCAGATTCGTTCGGTTGAGTTCGCGATGAAGTACAAGGTGCCGCTCTGGGTGAAGTCCTCCTTCACGGACGACCCGGGCACTCTCGTGTGCGAGGAGGACAAGTCGATGGAGAACGTGGTTGTCAGCGGCATCGCCTACGACAAGAACGAGGCGAAGCTCGCCATCAGCGGCGTGCCGGATACGCCGGGTGTGGCCGCGAAGATCTTCGGTGCGCTCGACGCGCAGAACATCGTGGTGGATCTGATCGTCCAGACGGCCTCGCGCGATGGCCGTACGGATCTGTCCTTCACGGTGGGCAAGACGGATCTGGTCAAGGCCAAGGAGATCGTGGAGCGGGTGTCGAAGGAGATCCACGCGGGCGGGCTGGAGACGGATGGCGATGTGGCCAAGGTGTCCATCGTGGGCGTGGGCATGCGCAACCACTCGGGCGTGGCGGCGAAGATGTTCCAGGTGCTCGCGAGCGAGGGCATCAACATCCAGCTCATCTCCACGTCGGAGATCAAGGTGTCCTGCCTCATCCAGTCGAAGTACACGGAGCTGGCCGTCCGGGCGCTGCACACGGCGTTCGGTCTGGACAAGGCTCCCGCGGCGAGCTGAGCCATGAACCGGACCGGTGCGCTCGCGGTGGCCTCGCTCGGGCTGTTGGGCCTGGGCGTGGTGGCTCGTGTGCGCTGGCCGGAGTCCTCGCCCGCGTTGGGCTGTGAGCCCGGCGCGGTGCGTGTGGTAGAAGGGGTGGCGGTGTGCGGAGAGGGGGATGCGCTCTCCGCCCCGCAGCGCCTGATGCTGGGCCAGAAGTTGGATCTCAACGTCGTCACCGAGTCCGAGCTCGCGGGGGTACCCGGGGTAGGGCGCTCGCTGGCCCGGCGTCTGGTGCGGGAGCGCGAGGTGCGGGGGCGATTCGTGTCCTGGACCGAGGTGGCGGACGTGCCCGGGGTGGGTGCTGCCCGGTTGGGGACCCTCCAGGCGACAACGGAGCTACGGTAGGAGCCAGGGCCCCGAGGCGTGTGATAAGCACCGTCTGTGCAGATCGCCTGCCCTCAGTGCTCCATGCAATATGCGCTCGACCCCAGGCTGCTTCCGCCTGGGGGAGTGCCGGTACAGTGCACCCGCTGTA
The sequence above is a segment of the Archangium lipolyticum genome. Coding sequences within it:
- the agmC gene encoding adventurous gliding motility protein AgmC; this translates as MRISSFLLGLLVTGSALAEPDTFGLGTGRNGSLRVESAGVVINRYARLTADAAEGSSVLTVASAKGFAVGELVLVHQSTGLASVPASGDQRPLSLEGSSVGRFEYARISAVSDGALRLSAPLLYGYAANLSQVVWVPEYTELEVRAGASLSAKPWDGGSGGILAVLVTGRLRNDGRISVDGLGFRGGAFLTHDDLKGCTGLDEPVASGGSYKGEGLVAERFGTASGRGNLSHGGGGGNCHNAGGGGGGHGGTGGLGGRSAPADGEQDAGGLGGAPLAYVPYERLVLGGGGGAGEGNNGEGTGGGAGGGLMLIRAREVRGEGRFSAVGETPPPTAGGDGAGGGGGGGAISLRVEQELRCGAVDASGGAGGDTTEASFPVGPGGGGGGGVVFLQGGSLECSTSVLAGAPGQSAATGNAHGAGPVSVGEGTAPGVGQVVESPFRVPASPALTSPVDGATGVHPRPRITGSAEPGAQYVHLFLDGAPYARLTPSADGTFSYEAPAELTLGSHELHASAETLGVRSPVSAPIRFEVVPQEGDGGLPLVLQVGCGCGASPGMGLWAGWGVLLGARLVARKKQTMPAGRR
- the hutH gene encoding histidine ammonia-lyase, which encodes MYRPRLLIDGDTLRLEEILQVAQNEVLVELSPEAQACVRASRELVDRVAAGDTPSYGINTGFGTLAEVRIDKKDLRELQRNLILSHAAGVGSPMPIPEARALLLLRCNVLAKGFSGIRLETLQLALDMLNKDVVPVVPERGSVGASGDLAPLAHLALVFIGEGEAFYQGHRMPARQALERAGLTPVVLEAKEGLALVNGTQAMCAVGTLLQLRAEMLSLVADIAGSMTLEGLLGSHKPFIPEIQDVRPHEGQKACAAHLRKLLAGSDLVETHVNCSKVQDPYSLRCMPQVHGAAREGLAFARRILEVEVNSATDNPLVFVDSGRIVSGGNFHGQPISLAMDVTAMALTQLSSISERRVEQLVNPALSNLPPFLAKNSGLNSGFMIAQVTSAALVAESRVLCHPASVDSIPSSAGREDHVSMGMTAALKGRQVADFTRTCLAIEILVASQALDYRLPVKAGRGPRAAHELVRSRVPTMEKDRELHRDIEAVCQLIDSGELMRVVRAATA
- a CDS encoding aspartate kinase produces the protein MALIVQKYGGTSVGDIERIKNVARRCIAAQAAGHDVVVVVSAMSGETNRLLKLVSQITDRPSEREQDVVVATGEQVSIGLVAMAIQAQGGQATSFLGYQVQIVTDNVFSKARIKRIDAEKILEALKQKHIVVVAGFQGQDEQGNVTTLGRGGSDTTAVALAAALKADACEIYTDVDGVYTTDPNVCPAARKLDRISYEEMLDLASVGAKVLQIRSVEFAMKYKVPLWVKSSFTDDPGTLVCEEDKSMENVVVSGIAYDKNEAKLAISGVPDTPGVAAKIFGALDAQNIVVDLIVQTASRDGRTDLSFTVGKTDLVKAKEIVERVSKEIHAGGLETDGDVAKVSIVGVGMRNHSGVAAKMFQVLASEGINIQLISTSEIKVSCLIQSKYTELAVRALHTAFGLDKAPAAS
- a CDS encoding ComEA family DNA-binding protein, which translates into the protein MNRTGALAVASLGLLGLGVVARVRWPESSPALGCEPGAVRVVEGVAVCGEGDALSAPQRLMLGQKLDLNVVTESELAGVPGVGRSLARRLVREREVRGRFVSWTEVADVPGVGAARLGTLQATTELR